The Acidobacteriota bacterium genome includes the window GTTCTTCCCTATTCTTGGCGGCGGCGGGAGAAGCGGGCAACAACAACAGCGCGAGCAGCGCTGTACAGAGCCCGCCGCGAAGCGCGAGCGCGAGGAGGCGGGTGCGGCGGCGGCTAGGCATTCGTCGTGTCATTATCCGTGACCCTATCCGTGACCCTATCCGTGAGCCTATCCGTGACCCTAGTCATCACCGTCTTCGCTCTCCTCTTTGGCTGCTTCTTCGTCGTCATCATTGCCCACGAGTTTGAGCTCGAGCGGGTTGGTGGTGACGACCTCAAAGTCGGTGCCGCACTCGACACACGAGACGATCTCACCCTCGTCGACTTCTTCGGGATCGACGTCGAGATCGGTTTCACACTCCGGACACAAGACCATTGGAACCCCTTTCGGCGATATCGCGACCTCCCGGAGCCATGCACCAGAAGCGGTGCAACGGGAATGGCGCGACCCCCTCGGTATATTTAGAATCTCTGGCAGCCGCCGTCAAGCACCGGCAGCGAACACAAGCAAGGATCCCCACAAAATGCTACGTATTCGATTGGCTATAGGGCTCGCGGTTGGGATGGCCCTGCCCGGCGCCATGGTTGCTCAGAAGCCGGCGGTAAAAAATGCCGCCAACGCCGCGCTGGATCCGCACATCGTCAGCGCGCTGAAAGATGTTTCGCCGGCGCGAGTGAAGGCGACGGTGGAGAAGCTGGTGAGCTTTGGGACACGCAACACGCTCTCGGCGAACGATCCCGAGCTGGCCAAGCAAGGCAAAGGCATCGTCGCGGCGCGGGAATGGATCAAGAGTGAGTTCGAGCGCTACGCCGCCGCCTGCCGCGGATGTCTCGAGGTGAGCTACGACCAGTTCACGCAGGCGCCGGGACGCCGCGTGCCGCAGCCCACCGACCTGGCGAACGTCTACGCCATCCTGCGCGGCACCGATGCCGAGGCGGCAAAGCACATCTATCTCGTCACCGGGCACTACGACTCGATGCCGACGAGCCCGACGGATGGGAAGTCCGCAGCTCCGGGAGCGAACGACGATGCCAGCGGCACGGCGGTGAGCCTGGAGTGCGCGCGCGTGCTCAGCAAGTACAAATTTCCGGCGACCATCATCTTCCTGGCAGTGGCGGGGGAAGAGCAGGGCCTCTACGGCAGCGCGCACTTTGCGAAGATGGCAAAGGAGAAAGGCTGGCAGCTCGATGCCGTGTTGAACAACGACATTGTCGGCGGGGTGAAGACGGCGGGGCAGGATGCGAGCATCGTCCGGGTCTTCTCCGAGGGCGTGCCGGTAAGCGCGACCGAGGAACAGCTCCGCATGCTGCGGAATATCGGCGGGGAAAGCGATTCCAGCTCGCGGCAGGTGGCGCGCTACGTCCGCGAGACGGCGAAGAAATACATGGCGAAGGGCGACTTCGGGCCGAAGCTGGTCTTTCGCCGCGACCGCTACCTGCGTGGCGGCGATCACACCAGCTTCAACGAGCAGGGCTTCGCGGCCGTGCGGTTCACGGAATATCGCGAGGATTACACGCATCAGCACCAGGACGTGCGCACGGAAAACGGCATCGAATACGGAGACCTGGTGAAGTTCGTGGACTTCGACTACGTGGCGAACGTGGCGCGATTGAACGCGGCCACGCTGGCACAATTGGCGAGTGCGCCGGCGTCTCCGGTGAACGTGACCATGGTCACGGAGAAATTGGAGAACGACACCACCATCACGTGGGACGCTTCGCCTGACGGCCGCGCCACGGCGTACGAAGTGGTGTGGCGTCCGACGACGGCGCCGGAGTGGGAGAACGTGGAGGCGGTGGGCGACGTGCGCATGGCGGTGCTGAAGCGCTCGAAAGACAACGTG containing:
- a CDS encoding M28 family metallopeptidase yields the protein MAIGLAVGMALPGAMVAQKPAVKNAANAALDPHIVSALKDVSPARVKATVEKLVSFGTRNTLSANDPELAKQGKGIVAAREWIKSEFERYAAACRGCLEVSYDQFTQAPGRRVPQPTDLANVYAILRGTDAEAAKHIYLVTGHYDSMPTSPTDGKSAAPGANDDASGTAVSLECARVLSKYKFPATIIFLAVAGEEQGLYGSAHFAKMAKEKGWQLDAVLNNDIVGGVKTAGQDASIVRVFSEGVPVSATEEQLRMLRNIGGESDSSSRQVARYVRETAKKYMAKGDFGPKLVFRRDRYLRGGDHTSFNEQGFAAVRFTEYREDYTHQHQDVRTENGIEYGDLVKFVDFDYVANVARLNAATLAQLASAPASPVNVTMVTEKLENDTTITWDASPDGRATAYEVVWRPTTAPEWENVEAVGDVRMAVLKRSKDNVVFGVRALDRQGHRSLPVVPQPKMRQATPPAATPAPSEKK